The nucleotide window TTTCGCGAAAGTACGCCGCCCTGACGGCACGGCGCCCACCCCTGCCGCCGCCGTCACCCTCACTGGCCCGACCGGTTGGAATAACAACCAAACCGTGACGCTCAACGTCCCCGCGATCAACCTCCCGAACAAGACGTTCACCGCCGCGACGTACGCGTCCCCAGCGGTCGCGGGCACCTACCGAGCGACGACCACGATCAACGGGGAAGTGTACGAGGACACCGCCGTCCTCGACGTCGCGCAAGTGCTGCCCACGCCGACGAACGTGACGGTCACGGCTGCCAGTACGACGTCGGTCAGTGCGACGTGGAACGCCGTGCCGGGCGCCACCACGTACTACCTGCAGGTGTACGACTGCACAGGCAACCTCAACAGCCGCCTCGCGTGTACCCTCCTCACGTCCGTCAACGTCGGTGGTGCAACGCAAGGCACCCTCAACAACTTGACGCTCACCGCTGGCGCTGGGAAAACGTACACCGTCGGCGTTCGCGCTCACACCGTGAACCCGGAGGCAGTCGACGTTTCCATGCCGACCACGTACCTCGTGTCGTTCGCCGGGAAAGACTTCCAACTGCCGTAACCCCGCTCGCCTTTCATTTCACGCCCTCCCCTCTACGGGGAGGGCGTGCGCCTTACAACCCTCCCCCCACGCGCCACCCTGGGTGCATGACGCGCACGGCGCAGAAGGCGACGTCCAAGGGACGCGCCACCCCACGATCCAAACTCACCGCGCAAGACCGCGAAGAGAAATTCGCGCTCGCCTACCACGCCAAGCCCGACGCGACACGCGCCGCCATCACCGCCGGGTACAAAGAAACGAGCGCTTCCTCGCAAGGGTCACGCTTGTTGAAAAAACGCAAGGTGCAAGACCGCCTTCGTGAACTCGCCACGCAAGCCGAACAAGCTGGAGTCGCCACGGCGCACGAACGCCAACGCTTCTGGACGTCCGTCATGCGCGGCGAAGTGCTAGACCACGACCTCTTCTTCGGAGAGGTGAAGCCACGCCCGGCCAGCTTGAAGGATCGCCTCAAGGCCGCCGAGCTGCTCGGCAAAGCGCACGGGGACTTCATCGACCGCATCGAACACAGCGGTGAGCTTGACGTGATCAGCATCGAGATCCTCCCGCCCATCGGTCATGACGGCGAGTGACCTCACCCGCGTCCGCAGCGGGAAGTTGCAGGTTGCCATGCACTGCGGACAATGGCGCGCGTGGACCAGTGAAGCCCGGCACGTCCTCGTCCTCGCGGGTACGCTACACGAATCGCGCCGTCATCTGCGCTTGCAACCTCGCCTGCCACGATTCCGTCCCGAAGTTCGTCTGCCCGTGGCACACCCTGCACAAGGCGATCAAGTTCATCGGGTTGTTGTTGTACTTGTCGTAGTCGATGTGGTGAACGTGCAGCGTGCCCGCCTCGGCTTGCGTTCGACCGCACGCCTGGCAGGCGTGCCCGTCCCGCTTCCGGATCGCCGTGCGCAACGCTGGGCTGAACGCCTTCGGGTCATCCGTGTAGAACCCCTTGCGGCCTCGCGCGTGCTTGACGCACTCCGAGCAGTAGACGCGATTGTTCCGCCGCTCGATGAGGCTCACTGGCTTCGAAATCATCGTGCCGCACCCGCCGGAGCACGCTACGGTGATCGTGTTGTAGTGCCCGTTCGCCGCGCCACGACGCCGACCCTGCGCGCTACTCCAAGCGCCTTCGCATTCCTTCCCGCAGAAGTGATGCTTCACGCGCTCTCGACGCCACTTCTCCCGTACCATCGTCTTCCCGCACTGCTCGCACTTCACCTCGGCGTGCTTGTTCGGCTGCAACCTCGACCAGTGACCGTAGATGTACTTCCGAGGTCGACCGCGATCGTCGAAAGGAACAAATTCCTGACCGCACCCACAACCACACGGAACAAGGTTTTTTGCCGTCACACACGCATTCTACCAATTTTCAGCAAGACGTGTGTTGCCCCGTCTTGGCATGTTGAAGGAGGTGATTGAAAATGTCTTCCGACTTAACCAACGTCAGAGCTGGCAAACTCCAAGTTTCCATGCACAACGGACAATGGCGGGCCTGGCAGAGCGAAGCACGCCATGTGCTCGTCCTCGCAGGAACCCAAAGTGGGAAGACAAGTTAGCTGGGGACCCCTGTGGTTGTACCGGGAGATTCAACGACGCGGCTCGGGTGATTACCTCGTCGTCGCCCCATCCTTCCCGCTCTTGGAACTGAAGCTCCGACCGGAGTTCATGCGTCTCTTCGACCGGCAACTCCGCCTCGGCAGTTACACCGGCAGCCCCACCAAGAAGTTCACCTTCTCGGAAGCAGGCAGCAAGCGCACGTTCGGCGACCGACACGACCCCAACACGCCCACGCAAGTCTTCTTCGGGCACGCCCAAGACGCCGACAGCCTCGAGTCCGCCACCGTCAAAGCCGCGTGGCTCGACGAAGCCGGCCAGAAGAAGTTCAAGAAAGCAAGCCACGACGCGATCATGCGTCGCCTCGCCATCCACCGAGGACGCGTCCTGTACACGACGACGCCGTACTACATCGGCTGGCTGAAGAAGGAATTGCACGATCGTGCGGACGGCACGCACATCGACGTGATCAACTTTCGCTCGGTGGATAACCCCGCGTTCTCCCGCGAGGAGTACGAGGAGCGTCGCGCGACCATGCCCGCGTGGAAGTTCACGATGTTCTACGACGGCATGTTCACGAGGCCCGCCGGGCTGATCTACGACGCGTACGACCCCGACACGCACGTCGTCGAGTCCTTCCCCATCCCAGAGAACTGGCCGTGCTACCTCGGCCTCGACTTCGGCGGCGTCAACACGGCCGCCGTAAAGATCGCGCACGACCAGGACGCCGACGTGTACTACGTGTACGAGGAGTACCACGCCGGTCGCCTCACCGCCGCCGGGCACGTCAACGCCCTCACAGCAGGTGAGCCACGCCCGTTCACGGCGTACGGTGGTGCGCCCAGCGAGCAGAACTGGCGAGACGAATTCACGCAGGCGAGCCTCACCGTCCACCAACCACCCGTCTCCGAGGTGGAAGTCGGGATCGACCGCGTGTACGCCCTCCTCAAGACGAACCGCCTCCGCTTCTTCAACACCCTCGAAGGACTCGTCGGCAACGACGAACACGCCGGAGACATGGAATCCTACGCGCGCGTCCTCAACGACGAAGGCGAACCCACCGAAGCGATCGACGAGAAGAGCACCTGGCACCGCCTCAACGCCCTACGGTACATCTGCACGCACCTCGCCGAACCACCCGTCGAAGACGAGCCACCGTACTCGTACAGTTAAGCGTTCGGAGGGTAAGGCGCAGCTGGTTCGTGCCTCACCTCCGAACGTCAACCCCTCATCGAAGCTGATAGAGACGTGCCCGTCATCAAGGAAGGCGGAAGAAGACTCCGTTCTGCGATACCTTCAGCTGCGGTGGCGTCGCCGGATTGGCTTCCCTGGTATTCACGTTCACCGCCCGAATCAGTACAGCGTACGTATGCGTCGGGTTAAGAGATAATCCCGTGAAGTTCGCACTCGTCCCGGTGGGCAAAGTTGCTAGCACAGTCGTCGTACACATGGCCGGTGTAGGATTCACCGTCGTGCCGCAATCAACAATGAATGGGATGTACATCGCAGCCCCCACTGCAGGGGACCACGTAACAGTGACATCACTCGCTGTAACATTCGTCACTTGCACATTCGTGACAGGAGGAAGCAGTGACGAAGCGTCCAACGTCGCGCTTGCCGTGTAGGTCTGGCCTGCAATCGTCGTGCTCGCGTTGTAAATGCCAGGCGTGGCAGGATTGGTATTCAAGCCGATCGCGGACTGAGCGGTGCCTCTGTTGATCGTCAATCCAGTATCCGGAACGCCTCCATTCCAATCTCCAGGTCCCGTGATGTCCAACCCGGACCCCGCGGGAGGGAAGCTGCCATCAGGAAGGCGAAGCTTGACGAAGTGCGCGAAGGTGTTGCTCATCCCCAGCGCGGAACGGTTGAACGTGCCCACGGCGAACTCGAGGCCGTACGTCGTGACGTTGAATTGATTGCTGGTTTTGCCATCGACGCTCGCCGTGATCGTGACAGGTGTGTTATCAGAAGTCAGCCGATTCGCGGTGACGTTGCCATTCGCGTCGACAGTCACGACATCGGGATTGCTCGACGTGAAGGAGAAGGTTTTCCCGGTCAGGACGTTTCCTGAAGCGTCCTTCGCGACGGCCGTGAGTTGCGAAGGCTCGTTGATCTTCAAATTGTTCGTACCGGACAACGTCACACTGGCTACCGCGGGTGGAGTGGGCGCCGTAGTGCACGCGGAAAGTGCGACCGTCAAAACAACCAATCCGACCGGGGCCATAAGGGACCTTGCTCCTATGTACATGCCGTTCCTCCTACCTTTCAAAGCAGGAAATACCAAGGCACCTGCCGCGTTGAAGGTACGGGTAGTGTAAAACGTGCGACTCGAAGTGGAACACGGTCAGAACATGGCCTAATCGTACCTTTGGCTACAAAGCACGCCACAAAGCCTCTCGTCGACTTCGCGCCGTCCGCATGATGCTCGCACCTTGCGCGCGTTGCCAAATCTGATCGTCAACCCCTCCCGCTTCACTTGACGCTACGAGCATGACGGCGCCTTTCACGCCCGCCCCCGCGCGAGCGATCAACCCCACCCTCGCGCGCCTCGCCAAGCGCGCTCAAGACCACTCCGACACCCTCTCCAAGCACGCCACCCTCACCCTCACCGCCAAGCTCTACCATGGCGACCACTGGGCGAACGGGGCCGGCTGGGCAGGCCCCATGCCCGCCCCCACCGAGAAGGGCGCGTCCGTTCTCCTCGCGGAGATTCAACGTGTGTTCGTGTCTCGTAACCTCATCCGGGACGTCATCAACCGACACCAAGCAGCGGTGGCCGGACGTGAACCCATCTTCAACGTCGTGCCTGTCAACCCACCCGCGCAAGGCGATGACCTCCCCGAGCAGGACGCGGCGCGCATCACGGAATTCCAAGCGGCCCTCATCGCCTGGGGGATGAACGTGACGCTTGGACAGCCGTGCAAGACTGCCTGCGCACCGCCCTGTGGGCCGGGAAGGGCACCGTCCGCTTGTACATCCCCAAGTCGAGCCTCACCGAGGACGCCAACGGCCGCACCATCCTCCCCAGCGGGCTCCTCGCGGACGTCATCAAGCGCATTCGCGTGCACGCCCCCGCGCACGACCAAGCGGGCGTGCTCACCGACGATGACGGCGAGGTGGAAGGCGCGTACTACACCCGCGCGACCAACGACGGGCAGACCCGCTTGGAGTTGCAGCTCCTCGAGCGCGGCAAGGTCCTCGTGTACCCTGACGTCGCCACGAATGGGGACGCCCTCGGCGGCGTGAACACCTTCCCCGTCCCGGATCTCCTCGTGTACGAAGTGACGCTCGACCCGCTCATCAGCGAGAGCGTCATCAGCTTGCAGAAGCTCGCGAACAAAGCCCTCACCATGCTCTCCCGTAACGTCGACCTCGGCGGGTTCGTGGAGCGCACGCTTCTCAACGCGCAACTGCCCGGCACGATGATTGCGGACGAGACCGCGCCTGGAAAGCAACGCTTCGTGCCCGACCCGATCAACCTCGGCGCGGGCGTCGTTAATGCCTTCCAAGGCGTGCCCATCCGAGACGAGAAGAACCGAATCACCGGGTACGCCACGCCGAACGTCATCTACAAGGACCCCGTTGCCGTCGCGACGTTCAAGGACACCCTCGAAGCCGCTCGGGAAGCGATCTTCGACGAGACGAAGCAACTCCACGTCCTCACGACGGCCGACGGCAGCGTGAACGGCGTGTCCCGCCAGCAATCCGTGAATGACTTCGTCATGAGCCTCGAACCCACCCGGATCGCCCTCGAGCGCCTTCTACGCTGGCTGCTCTCGACGGTCCTGCGTCTCGCGCTCTTCTTCGCGAATCGTGCGGGGGAGTTCGACGCATACCGTGTGCGCGCCCAAGCTCGTCTGGCCGCCGTGCAACCCACGCCGAGCGAAGTCGAAGTCGTCATGAAACTCCGCGACGCCGGACTGATCAGCGAGGAAACGGCGATGGGACGCTCAGGCGTCGAAGACGTCGACGCGGAACGCGTCGCGCGTGACGCTGAGAAAGCCACGATCTCCCCAGTGTTCAAGTTCGCTGTGGCGGGCCTCCCGATGTTCGCCGTGATGGAAGTCCTCTCCAAACTGCCAGGCTTCGAGTGGGTGACGCCGGAGATGATCGAAGCGCAACGCGTGGTGGACCAGGCGGGGTACGAACCGCCCGTGATGGAAGGGGACGAAGGCGAGGTCGTGAATGACGATCTCGAATCGTAAACTTCTCGAGCTGCTGTGCGCATCCTCCACCCGTGAATCTCGTCGTCTCAACGTCGCGCAGCGTGCCGTCGCTCGGCAGTACCAGCAAGCCGCCTTCGATCGTGTCGCCGAGGAGTTGAGGAAAGCACTCGCCGAACCGAACGCGTGCAAACGGCAGACGCGCCTCAAGACCCTGATGCGCCTGTTCGATCAAGCGGTGCGTGACTCGGTGCGCCACCCGCCGTGATGCGCCGCCTCATCCGAGAGGGCGTCAAGGACCGCGTGCTGAACGTCGACGAGCTCCTGAAGCTCAGCGATCCCGGCCTGGCGTTCAACGACCCGACCGACCTCGCGACGAAGGCCGTGTCGAAGTCCCGGTCGCGCATGAACGACTACTGGCAAGGGGAGCAGAAGCGATTCCGGGATGACGTCGCCAAGACCACGCGCGACATCCTGCGTCGCGGCCTCGACGAAGACCAAGCCGTGCGGCTGCTGATGGAACGCACGAACGTCAGCCGATCCCGCGCGACGTTGATCTGCCAGGACCAGATGCTCACCAGCTTCGCCGAAGCCGACCGGCAACGACAACTCGACCTCGGCGTCACGGAGTACTTGTGGCGCACCAGGGGAGACAACCGCGCGCGCCGTCAACACACCGCCCTCAACGGGAAGCGTCGAGCGTGGTCCGACCGCGTCCTCTACCCTGGCAGTGAGATCCGCTGCAGGTGCCGTACATTTCGCTGGACAAGGCAAGGTCAAGTTGCCGTTGACTTTCGGCGAGTGCCTACGGGGTCAAGACTTGGTCCTGAACGATGAGCGCCGCTCGGCTGCCACTGACGTTCGTGCGTTCCATCAGCAGCGGGACCGCTTGGACTTCATCGAGGCCGAACTGCCCGCAGAGTAAGGAGAGCCTCCCCTTGCACGCCCAGCTCGGGCGTGTTTTTCTTCGGCACCCCTCCCGCGTCGGAGGAGCGTTGAGGCAGGAGGCCCCCCATGCGACGCATCCCCCTCATCGTCATCCTCGCTCTCTCCCTCAGTGCTTGCACGCAGTTCAAACCACCGCAGTACGTCGACGCGCCCAGCGTCTCCCACCTTTCGCACACATTCACCTGGGTGCTCGAGGAGCGGTGAGCAGCGTGCTTCTCTCCCTACTCACCACGACCCTTCTCGCGGCACCTGTGCAGTACTGCGCCGTCGATGGCCTCATCGACTACCAGCTGGGGCTCACGCGGCTCGTCTCCATCCGCCTCGACCCGGCGTGCCTGCCGGGCGGAATCGCTCGGGTGCAAGCCGTGAGCGCGAGTCGTTCAAGGTGCTTTCCGAAGCGGGGTGCTTGGACGCTCACCACGCTCAATCCCTTTCGAGGTGAGTGGCTCTCGCCGTTCTGGAAGCTCGAGTACTGGGATGGTTCGGCGTGGGTGCCTGCGAGGGTGCGGTAGTGCGCCTTCGCGTTGAGATCAAAGGCAGCATCGGCGCACTGCGGTTGTTCCTGGCGACACTGCACCTCACCGTGGCGATCACGAGTGTCCTCAGGCCGCACATGACCGAGGTGATCGTCGGGTACAAGCGGTTTCACGAGATCGCCCCGACCCCGTACTGGGGAGGGACGGCCTTCTTGATCGCCCTCGGGCTGCTGGCGTTACCACGTGGAAGCCTCGCGTTGATCGCCTGGCAATTCCTGTCCGCATCGTTCTTCTTGTTGTTCGGCGTGCTCGTCACAGGACAGGTCGGGCTGAACTGGGGGACGGGCGTGTACGGCACGTTGAGCTTTCTGTCGTTCGTGGTGATGTACGTGACGGCCATCGTGTGGTTCGAACGGCAAGCGTGGCATCGCCGGTTGGCTGAGGGGTTACGTCCAAGGGGTGAGCATGCCGACGAGTGACCCGCAGGGCACGTCGGCGGTTTTGAACGTCTTCCTGGCGGCGGGTGGCGGCACGATTCTGACGTTGGCGGGTGCGTTCCTGACGGGTCTCCTGCGCGGCACGGTCCCGCAAGAGAAGGAACTTCGGGATGGCATGGCCACCGAAGTGAAGGAGTTGCGGGTGGAAGTGCGAACGCTCCGCTCGGAAGTGTCGCAGATGTCAGGTCGCATCGAGCAGTTGATACGACTTGGCGCGCGCTTGTACCGGCAGCGGGAGGAAGCGCGTCTTCGCGTGAACTTACTCGAGCAGAAGTACGGCGAGCCGATCACAGCGTGGCCGCCTGATCCGGAGGAGGAACCATGAAATTGCAATTGAGCACGGCGGAGCGTAAGGGCCTCATGGCGGCGATCGCGGTGAGACCACCAAGTACCACGGCTGGGTTGGAGAGTACCTTCGGTCGCTTCCGATACCGGGATTTACCGGGCGGGCAGATCGAGATCACGGATCAAGCGTGGGTGACGCGGAACATCGTCGAGGTGGATGTCGCGCGGGAGCTGCCAGGCTGGCCGGTGAACTCCACGACGGGCAGACCGCAGGGGAAGTTGTACGTGCATCGCTTGATCAAGTTGCCGTTGCTGCTCGCGTGGCGGCACGTTCGCCTCAACGGCTTCGACGACGAGTTGCGCACGTACGACGGGCTGTGGGTGCCGCGGCACATCCTGCATGACCGTCGTAACCCGTTGAGCGTGCACAGTTGGGGCGCTGCGATCGACCTGGACGCACGGTGGAACGGGTACGGCGTGAAGCCGGTGATCAGTCAGAACGTCGTGCGGATCTTCGAGATGTTCGGCTTCGCGTGGGGTGGTCGTTGGCATGGGAACCCCCCTGCGGCGTATTACAGCGCTGCGGATGGCATGCACGTGGAATTTTGCGATCTCGCGCCGTACTTGAAGCCTCGAGTGTGGCAGGACTCGGCGATCAGGGGGGGCGTATGAAGCGACGGTTGGTGTTCGTGTCGATGTTCATCTTGGGCTTGCTCGGCGTGGCGTTCGCTCAGGACGTGACGGGCATCCCGTCGCTGGATCCGTCGAAGCTGGGTGCGGACGTGTTCGCGCTCGGTGGCGCCGTGCTGTTCTCGGTCCAGTTCATCAAACGGCAGTTCGAGCGGCGAGGCACGCCGCTCGCGCCTGCGGTGACGCTCGCGTTGACGTTCGGGCTGGCGGAGGTGATCTCGGCGGGCTTGTTCTACGCGCGGTTCGGCGCGAAGTTCGGGGAGCTCCCACCGCCGTGGTCGTGGGTGGTGTTCGGCGGGTTGGCGGCCGCGGTCGCGGCGGGTTTCCGGGATTTCGTGGTGGCGCTCGTGGAACGGCGTGCGCTCGCGTCGACGCTCATCGTGTCGCCTGGTGCGCTTGACATGTCCGTTGGCATGACGAGTGGCGGGAACGTCACGCCGGGGAAGACGGGCTTCGTGAAATTGGAGGGTCACCAGTGAACGTGCAGCGGATCATTGAGGAGCTGCTCGCCGCCCTGAAGCTCAGGGACGTCGCTGGCAAGGTCATCAGCGTGGAATTCGCTGGGAAGCTCGCGTTGAAGGCCGCCGAGGTGGCGATCAACGTCATTGGCAAGGACGAAGCGGACGTGCGCGGCCTCATTCAAGTGGCGGTGCTCGAGCTCGAAGGGGAGGTGAGGGCGTGAAACGGGTCCTGCTGCTGTTGCCGTTGTTGCTGGCGTCATGCGCGCCTGTGTTGTCGACCGTGCATGGCACGCAGAACACCCTGACGGTCGCCTCGCCGGGCGTGCTGTTGTTCGCGATGAAGGCGACGCGGTGGCGCCGGTCGTCGCGGTGATCGGCGTGAAGAAGATTTCAGGGGAAGGCGCGATGTGCACGGCCATCACCGCCGAGGGCGCCGCCTACTGTCGTCTGCCCAACGTCTCCAGCGGGTCCGGGTTCCGCTTGGCGTTCGAGGGAACGCTCGCCGACGCGAACGCCACGTGGCGGACATCTAGCGGCGCGTTGCGCTCCATCCTTCTGAGCAAGTAAGCGAAGCGCTCCTCTCTCACCTTGGGGTGGGGGTGGGGCGCTTTTTTCGTCTCGAGATTCGTGGGGGCTTTGACGTGATGCGCGGTCAACTGTCGGGGGTAAGGGTTGTTTCGGATATTGGCTTAGGCAAGTGCCACAAACGTGAGAGTTCTGAAAGACGACGCCTACAAGGTGATTTAAGAAACAGTTACGCTAAACGATCGTTAAAGTCTTAATGTTCTCTTACCGATTACACGGTGTTTTTGCTGGCGCATAGCGAGTTTGAGTGATAGCACAAGCTACCGTTCAAGCCCTACTGCATCATTCCCTCACGCTCTTCAAAGAGCGGGGTGGCGCATGACGTCTCGGGAGGTACACCAGCGCGAGTCCTAACACGTATACGTGCAACGCATTTTGACGGCACCCAATTGTCCGGCCACTGCTTCCGCAATACGCGCTTTGTACGCGTCCTTGGAAAGGCTGAAGAAGGTTTTTATGTCAAAGCGCTACCGTTATCTACCCTTGTTGACGATCTCGTTTCTTCTGGCAGGCTGCGGGCAACAGGCCGCGAATGTCCCCACTCCGAGTTCAGCGCCTTCGACAACTGCGCCTCTACAACCGCAACCACATGCTCCCATAAAACCTCAGTCCATTATCAGCATTGGAAGCGTTAGCGGGCCAAACATTATTTCGGGCTCCCCAAGAACTGGAACCTTCATGATCGGCCCTAATATCAACATCAATGAACCTGTAATGGCATCAATCACATTCCGGTTCTCCGGATTACAAGCAAATACAGGGAAATTCAAAGTACCTGTTGAATACACAATAGATGCGAGTGGAGTGTGGCATGCTGGTCGTGAAAATCCCGAACAACCCAACAGCTATATATTAGAATCAACGGAATACAATGTATACAACTCCTATGAAACTAGCTACTACATTTCTAATCAACCAGTGTACGGTTATGTGGAGTACACAGGATACTACCAAGGAACATGCGGCGTCTTCACAAAGTACACTTGTACTAAATATGGTACGTACTGGAAATACGAAATCATTAGATACGACCAAGTGTACGTGCCTTATTCTTATGCTGTTGCACCTAGAGACATAGTTCATCAAGTTAAGCTTCACATATCATCACTTAGTCCCAGTAACAACTCTCCTCTAGTGATTGATCCAGTGATTACCAATGACGGAGTTGTGCAGCAATCGGATCAAATAAGAAAATTGCAACTCGATCCGAACAACGGAAGTGCCATCGTAGGATTTTCTTTTTCGCAAGACTATAATTTAGGGCCAAGCGTGAATGCGGGTGGCGATTTAGATCGTGAAGCAACAAGCCCCGATACTCCGATCAACTTCTCGGTCACCGTTACGGACGATCACGATTTGGATCCTGGCGCACCAACTTGTAACGTCGCGTCAACTGAAGATCCAGAAGTTGTGATCGCCACGATCATCGGTACGAAAGTAAGCCCCGGAGTTTTTTCTGTCGATCATACCTACGCAATTGGCGATTACACAATTTCGTGCGAGGCAACAGATAGCGAGAGTATTAAGGGAAGTGACACGCTCACGTTGAAGGTCGAAGACCGAACCGCACCACAAATTCCTACCGTCGACATGCCCATCCGACTCGAAGCGACCGCTTCAGACGGTGCCGTTCTGAACCTCCCCTTAGAAGCATTCAACGCACTTGAAACGGTAAGCACACCCATAACCTGGCGTTGCACTTATGGAACGACTGAAGATGCCGGACCAACGAACGCGACACTACCCATCACCTTCCCACTGCAGCACAAACTGCCCTTGGGAAGCACGAACGTGAAGTGCACAGTGATGGACAGCCGAGGCAATGTAAGCGACATCGTTTCCAAGACCATCGAAGTGCAAGACACAACCGCCCCGGCCCTGGTGATGCCAAGCGACCTTTCCTTCGATCTGCTTGCAAACGAAGCCACCAAGTCGGTCAAATTGCCGGTTGTCGAGGCCATAGATCTCGTGGATCCCGCCGCCGCTGTAACGTGCAAGCTCGGAGACGCACCCGTAACCGCCACCATGCCGTTCGGTCCCGGCGTGCACAAAATTTCGTGCACCGCTCAAGATGCGACAGGGAACGTCAGCGACACTCACGAGTACAGCATCACCGTGAAAGACGTGACGGCGCCCACCCTCACCATGCCGGACACCATCGTGCATAACCTCGCTGCCAACACCGCGACGTTCGCCTTCACCGTCCTCGGTCCGACCACCGTAAACGACGCGGTGGACGCCTCCCCGACAGTCGCTTGCACGCCTGCCAAGGACAGCCAAGCCTCCCTCGGTGTGGGAACGCACACCATCAACTGCACTGCCAAGGATGCTTCCGGTAACATCGGCAAGGGCAGCTACAACGTGACCGTGAAGGACGT belongs to Deinococcus yavapaiensis KR-236 and includes:
- a CDS encoding M15 family metallopeptidase; this encodes MKLQLSTAERKGLMAAIAVRPPSTTAGLESTFGRFRYRDLPGGQIEITDQAWVTRNIVEVDVARELPGWPVNSTTGRPQGKLYVHRLIKLPLLLAWRHVRLNGFDDELRTYDGLWVPRHILHDRRNPLSVHSWGAAIDLDARWNGYGVKPVISQNVVRIFEMFGFAWGGRWHGNPPAAYYSAADGMHVEFCDLAPYLKPRVWQDSAIRGGV
- a CDS encoding PxKF domain-containing protein, yielding MIGPNININEPVMASITFRFSGLQANTGKFKVPVEYTIDASGVWHAGRENPEQPNSYILESTEYNVYNSYETSYYISNQPVYGYVEYTGYYQGTCGVFTKYTCTKYGTYWKYEIIRYDQVYVPYSYAVAPRDIVHQVKLHISSLSPSNNSPLVIDPVITNDGVVQQSDQIRKLQLDPNNGSAIVGFSFSQDYNLGPSVNAGGDLDREATSPDTPINFSVTVTDDHDLDPGAPTCNVASTEDPEVVIATIIGTKVSPGVFSVDHTYAIGDYTISCEATDSESIKGSDTLTLKVEDRTAPQIPTVDMPIRLEATASDGAVLNLPLEAFNALETVSTPITWRCTYGTTEDAGPTNATLPITFPLQHKLPLGSTNVKCTVMDSRGNVSDIVSKTIEVQDTTAPALVMPSDLSFDLLANEATKSVKLPVVEAIDLVDPAAAVTCKLGDAPVTATMPFGPGVHKISCTAQDATGNVSDTHEYSITVKDVTAPTLTMPDTIVHNLAANTATFAFTVLGPTTVNDAVDASPTVACTPAKDSQASLGVGTHTINCTAKDASGNIGKGSYNVTVKDVTAPTLSLNNLTVNGGNAPTMAVTYPTANVNATDAVDSTPTIECSPSSGAMFPIGTTYVSCTAQDDAGNHSTPSTFTVTVLDKVAPTVNVPSNITTTATGASGAAVKYIVTATDVISGDVTARVQCNPPSGSTFAVTSGVHTVTCTATDEAGNKSAPASFTVEVNYAFNGFFQPVDMGGIFNKAKAGSAIPVKFTLGGDQGLEVLAGTPIIVGVACPSGTANVDLVEETVVASNSGLKWDGTQYVYVWKTDSRWAGQCLQLSVLLKDGSIAKTALFQLTK
- a CDS encoding fibronectin type III domain-containing protein translates to MTLSGTNNLKINEPSQLTAVAKDASGNVLTGKTFSFTSSNPDVVTVDANGNVTANRLTSDNTPVTITASVDGKTSNQFNVTTYGLEFAVGTFNRSALGMSNTFAHFVKLRLPDGSFPPAGSGLDITGPGDWNGGVPDTGLTINRGTAQSAIGLNTNPATPGIYNASTTIAGQTYTASATLDASSLLPPVTNVQVTNVTASDVTVTWSPAVGAAMYIPFIVDCGTTVNPTPAMCTTTVLATLPTGTSANFTGLSLNPTHTYAVLIRAVNVNTREANPATPPQLKVSQNGVFFRLP
- a CDS encoding terminase small subunit, which codes for MTRTAQKATSKGRATPRSKLTAQDREEKFALAYHAKPDATRAAITAGYKETSASSQGSRLLKKRKVQDRLRELATQAEQAGVATAHERQRFWTSVMRGEVLDHDLFFGEVKPRPASLKDRLKAAELLGKAHGDFIDRIEHSGELDVISIEILPPIGHDGE
- a CDS encoding terminase; the encoded protein is MRLFDRQLRLGSYTGSPTKKFTFSEAGSKRTFGDRHDPNTPTQVFFGHAQDADSLESATVKAAWLDEAGQKKFKKASHDAIMRRLAIHRGRVLYTTTPYYIGWLKKELHDRADGTHIDVINFRSVDNPAFSREEYEERRATMPAWKFTMFYDGMFTRPAGLIYDAYDPDTHVVESFPIPENWPCYLGLDFGGVNTAAVKIAHDQDADVYYVYEEYHAGRLTAAGHVNALTAGEPRPFTAYGGAPSEQNWRDEFTQASLTVHQPPVSEVEVGIDRVYALLKTNRLRFFNTLEGLVGNDEHAGDMESYARVLNDEGEPTEAIDEKSTWHRLNALRYICTHLAEPPVEDEPPYSYS
- a CDS encoding Ig-like domain-containing protein, with protein sequence MRTGIKAAAPTGLLVLTLTLAACNTGPTTPTPSSIDLTGTPASNKAKVNGTYDLDATVKGTDGTTIPSATVTWTSSDTNVATVDANGVVTIKKLGDTSVTITASTGSVTRSVQLDTYGLDLAVGTYNLAVTDTPTIFGTIFAKVRRPDGTAPTPAAAVTLTGPTGWNNNQTVTLNVPAINLPNKTFTAATYASPAVAGTYRATTTINGEVYEDTAVLDVAQVLPTPTNVTVTAASTTSVSATWNAVPGATTYYLQVYDCTGNLNSRLACTLLTSVNVGGATQGTLNNLTLTAGAGKTYTVGVRAHTVNPEAVDVSMPTTYLVSFAGKDFQLP
- a CDS encoding HNH endonuclease, translated to MISKPVSLIERRNNRVYCSECVKHARGRKGFYTDDPKAFSPALRTAIRKRDGHACQACGRTQAEAGTLHVHHIDYDKYNNNPMNLIALCRVCHGQTNFGTESWQARLQAQMTARFV
- a CDS encoding minor capsid protein, with the translated sequence MRRLIREGVKDRVLNVDELLKLSDPGLAFNDPTDLATKAVSKSRSRMNDYWQGEQKRFRDDVAKTTRDILRRGLDEDQAVRLLMERTNVSRSRATLICQDQMLTSFAEADRQRQLDLGVTEYLWRTRGDNRARRQHTALNGKRRAWSDRVLYPGSEIRCRCRTFRWTRQGQVAVDFRRVPTGSRLGPER